From the Catharus ustulatus isolate bCatUst1 chromosome 15, bCatUst1.pri.v2, whole genome shotgun sequence genome, the window AATCCTCACAGAACTAGCCATAACTACATCAGACCTGTGCCAGCACTCACTGAATCTGGCACATTTTCACCAGTAACTGGTGTGTAGCAAATGGGATTTGCAGTGGTGAGTTGAGCTGAAGTTGGAATAAGCTCATGTTGTACACACAGTCCAAACAGGCAGGTACACAGGTGAGATGTCATCCTCTCTGAAACTCACTGGGCAAAATAATTgttcctgtcactgctgtgtgtggGAAGTGTTTATCTTGTCACTCATTACTTgtccaggcagggaggggaaaggtATTAAAGCCTCTGACCCtgttctgtgagaaaaaaaggatTGGTCCTATTCTCACTATTCAAAAAGCTCCTTCCTGCACAGTGCTCCTGTGcaagagcagctccttcctgtaCCTGGCAACTCATTCTTTTTGGGATAGGAAGCTCCATTCTGAGCAATGGCAGGAATGCAAATATAAGTGACATTTTTAGCCTGTTGAAGCCAAGAGAGAAGTATTTGTTCCTTCATGTTAACTACAGTGCTGGAATAGGTGTGtgggagggagctgtgctgccagagagaagcagcaatACGTCCTGGGAGTGCAGGTAGGCTCCAGGTGaactgatcccatcccagtgtgGCATCTTGCATCCTGACTGGGTGGGAACACAAAGGCTGAAGGGCCTTCCAGCACTCCCTTTATCTTTTAGAATTAACCTCTGTTACTGTAAACTTTTGAAAGTTGATTGTAGAAATCTGCAGAGGTTTTGAAAAGCAAGTTTGTTCATGGGTTTTAACACCAGCTGTAGGCAAGAACTATATATGTAGGCTGAAAGCTGTGGGGAGAAAACACGAGGGTACAATTGTTGTGGTGTAAAGTTACAGCATCTTCTGTAACAGTTCTACTGTCTGTAGAACTTTGCTGCTGGCATTTCCACGGGTAAACACAGCTGGTGATAATACCTGAGATAGGGCaaagggatgggagggaagcagagccTATCACATAGCCTAGTTTTCTGCAGGGATCAGTGTGGGCATCACCTTTCAGCTGGGCTATTCCAGGACCACAGAGAACAGGCTTGTTTTATTTAGTGGAAACATAAAAGACAACTTGCCTCCTTCTAAAGGCTTGTGAGAAAAAAGCAAGGTACTGCTCCAGAGGAGAGAAGAGCCCTACCATTAAATGAAAACCTTCCCAGTGGtaacataaataaataccatGTGCCAAGCACGCTGCTGCATGACCCCCGAGTAAGTGGGGACCTCACAAACCTCGTGAAGTCTAAACCAGCCCCCTgaatcctgctcctgcagcatcccaggcctGGGCAGAGCCCCCGCCGCTGGCATAGCATCCACAGCTTGAGGTAGCTTTGACTTGGCTCATGGGAATTCCATGGCTTTCACTGCTGGTTCAAGTCATGTCTGTTCACAGTTATTTGCACTAAGTCTCCATTACTGGATGTTACTGGAACACTTGGGCACTTCCTTGGTGATTTAAAGAGCAGGATGACTTTcttcctgcacacacagagctcactcTGGCAAATTTAACACTTGAAAAAGCCTGAACAGCTGTTCAGCACATCAGTCCTGAATGGTTGGTGTTCAGGAATTCCTCTCCTACAAGATAAGACAATGAGGAAGGGGAGAAGGCCAGAAACTTTCTTCTTGTACTGATGAGCTCTGCTGTTACACAGCATGAGGGTGCTCCTGTCCTGTCTCTGTCTCGAAGTTATTTATTCCATGTCATACATGAGACACCTGCTCAGTATTTAGCCTGTGCCAGTCCATATGAAACCCCCTCCTGTTCCGTGACAGGATGGCAGGTATGGTGCTGTTACCCATCCCATACTGGCCAGATTATACCCTCAAGCTAGGGTAACAGTCACCTAAAAACGCCtattgtttaaaacaaaacctccaCTAATTTTAAAAGGGTGTGTGAAGCTGGTTTTTGAAAGTGTGAGAGTGGTTTAATCTGACCTTTGTGAAACCACTTTGCTATGAAGATTAGCAATTTGTAAGAAATAGTGTGGTTGTAGTGGTGGAGAGGAATTATTAAAGCATTTTATATTGTCTAGTCTGGTAAAACagaatagattttaaaaaccctGATCGGCACATACTGATTGGTGAGAGCCCAAGGCAATGGTGATTGTAgacaagaaattatttcccaaaTTTCATAGGAACTGTGATAGAGTCTGTAATGGTTTAACCAGGACAAAGCACATATGCCAGACCCCTGGATTACAAGGTAAGGCCTTAAGGAAAACTAGAAGTTTGATTCAAGTTACCCCCTGCTGAATCAAAACCTTGGTTCTATCTGAGAACTCTTGCAGAGACAGCAGTGGGGGCTGCCCATTCCTCGACAGCACCTCGGGTTCAGGCTCCCATGGGCCAAGCCAGATTAGCCCTAATGAGAGAACAATAGTATGAGCTGAATGAAAGGCTCAATCTGTCAAACTTCATCATGgctattataaaaataaactctgaGGCATTTGGTTCTCCATGAAGTTTGTAGCTGCCTGCCAACTGGATCCCTGGCTTGAAGGACTGTGACTGAGTCATCCCCAGCTTTCTGTCTTTACATAATCTTAAAACTGAGGGGTAGTACAAATTGGTTAGGAAGGACATAAAAATTAAGACTGATAATACAATTGTCTTTATCCTCTGAGAAGCACAGTGACACTTTTGCTCTGTTGTTCTGGCCATTCTGTTTGCTAGGACCTGCTGGTTCTGCAGGTGCTGCATCCAAGGCAATAATTCTCCCCTAGTCCTTCTCAGGTGACTGTAAGGGAGGACAGGGGCAGCTCAGTTGAGGACACAAGCCTCCTGAGTTCATCCTACTAGTACTCATTTCCCCATCCTCACTGTTCAGATGTCTGAATCCATCACAGCATTCTTCAGTTTCATCAGGAGTTTGGGCTGTAGTGTGAAAGGTGCTGAAACAGGTGCTGAAACTTCCCTTGATAGGAACTCTTCCATTCAAAAGGGTGATGTAAGGCAGGGTAGCCTTGCCTTGGGATGGCCCTGCACAGCTTGACTGATGggacagaaaatacaaacagcaTTGAGTGGCTGCAAACACAATAACTCTTGATCCACAAGCTCTTTGCAGTGGATGAAATCAGGGCTGTTTACCTGTAAAGAAAgatgcagatttattttaagtTCTGGATAAATTACTCTTGTCTGGCCACTGCCCCTGACACTTGTAATTATGGGGAGGCAGACAGGCTGCATGCCTCAGTAGATGCGCTGCAGCAATAAGCTGCTGATCCTAATGGAAAACACTTATCCAGGTGCTCCTGATAACTACTCCTGTAGCTACTACTACTCCTTCCACTACACAGAACATGGGCAAGTGCTTCCTCTTTGCAGGAAAcaaaggacagcagggacagtaaGAGGCCAGGTTATTTCAGACAAATTCAAGACCTTAAAATGGGTGGGTGGCAAGCTCACAGCCTGGGTCTTCAGCCTTCTAAGTGTGCTCTCTTAAAAGGCATGTTTCATGAAACCAggaaaaagctttaaaaaaaaagaaaaaaccagagCTTGTCTTGAATCACTAGAAGTCAAACTGATCATGTTTTTAGAGCAATGTGACTGTACTTAAAAGTTTTCTCAGTGTTCAGAGGGAAGCTGAGGAAACTGGGCAGATTTCTAGATGCTCTTAGACCCTTCCATCATGAGAGAATCTCTCCTGGCTCAAGATGCAGGGGGCTATCTGTGACCAAGAATTTGGAaccctcctttccctgccaaAGGGATGTCCTTCTCCCCAGTCCCACTCCTGAACTGCACTTTGTACCTTTTTGTTAGCACCAGAAAGGTCTGCAGCAAAGGCAGAACAAGGACACAAgtctctggagctgctgaagtgcAATGTTGGCTGTAAATACACATGGCTTTATTCATTTATCATGTCCTACCTTCAGGATTTGTGACCAAAGGCCATTTTGCTTCCTACCTGTGCTTTTTTTAGCAGATCAGTAATAGCAGGAAACCAACCAGGAGTCTGCCTCTCCAGCTCCAAGGTGATGATCACAAAAGCCAACGTGGAGCCCTTAAACTGCACAAGTTGGTGGCAGGCCAtacagtgctgcagctgcttggtCAAGAGTGCAACATGGAGGGAAGGATTCCTCTGAGGCAGTGTGGGTGGGAGATGGGGCCAGCTGGACATCATCATGGCATGGAACTGCAGAGAAGATAcagtgtacatatatatatacacacatatgaaaagaaaagcagaggttAGTGAAGATTATATGTTTTCATGTCATCACCCAAAAGTGCAGATGAATTTCATTTCATATCAGAAAACTTGAAGGCTTCCccatcttttttttgtgtgtgtgttctgtgtttaTACTTGCCAATCATTGAACTGGTTTTTTGAGATGATAATGAATGTATGAGGTCTGTGTTTCCTAACAATTTCTGAGGTTTCTATATTATCCAGATTGCTGTCCAGGAGATTCAGTTCAGGCCAGCAGCTCCAAATCCAGTGAAACTAGTAATACTCCACTCTGAATTCACCAAGGAAACAAGCACCTACAAAAGGCAGTTTTCACAATCAGCAGCCTAAAATGGCTTAATATTTCCACATGACCTTAAAATAGGGATCCAGGATGTGTTTGTGTCACATGAATTTTGCCTTACTAGCTCATTATTATTTCTTGAAGACAAAGTTTAGTTGtttctattaaatatttaataactgCAATGTGAACTAAGTGCCAAATCAGGGTAGTCTCATTGCATAAATGAATAATTAAtgggatgaaaaggaaaatagtttttaaaaaaactgtgtATGAAATGTAGCAAAACTCTAATAGCTTTCTATGTACAGTATTAACAGAAGGGAAATagttagaaatatttttgcagcttgtatttaaaaaaataaagaaggcaTATAGTTGTGTATTATGAGAATCTTTTTAATGTCCATTCAGTTGTCCTTTAAAGATGACAGTACATTTTTTTGAACAAAATAGAAGGTTTTAAATagtagaaaattttaaaaaaatagaatataattactgtaatattcTTTAAAAGGCTTGAAGATAGATAGGAATAGGTAGTTTGCCAAGCATCTTGGGAAGGATGTGTGGGTGAGTGTGTGTGCGTGTATCTGTGTTTTTTAGTCTTATTTGATAAGGAGttgtttctttaaagaaaaaacattgcaAAACATAGTGCTTACAATGCTTAAGAAATCCAATGGTGTTGCTGTGTAAAGATCCCACTGAAGCTTATCCAGTATAATTCTTTCTGTTCTCAAGATCTCGGCTGGAGAGTGTTTACATCTGCTCTGCACCACTTGCATCTGCACTGATGGTATTACctgtaaaaattttttttttaaattaaaaaaaagaataaagaaaccAACGTCCTATATAGTGGTGTGTGCGCTTCTCTGTATTGTGAAGGGATCTGACAAGTTTAAACAAGTTTATGTTAAGCAGAATGCTCATCCAGGAGATCTCATTCCTAGGTACCTCCCATCCTAAATGATGAGTGGTCCCTGCTTACCCcggggcagctgctgcagacccAGCCCACTGCAAGAATGAtgccctgagcctccccagTGTGGCATCAGTGATGCACCTTCCCTGCTACCACTAGTTTTGCTCAGAGGAGGCTTCCTGTCAGCCTGTATTGCAAGGCCTGCTGTGGTTGTCTTGTTTCTTTTGGTCATTAATGCAGCCTCTCCTTTAtagctgagaggaaaaaataacccCAGTGTAACACCACCTAAGAAAGGC encodes:
- the CCNI2 gene encoding LOW QUALITY PROTEIN: cyclin-I2 (The sequence of the model RefSeq protein was modified relative to this genomic sequence to represent the inferred CDS: inserted 2 bases in 1 codon; deleted 1 base in 1 codon); the encoded protein is MQVVQSRCKHSPAEILRTERIILDKLQWDLYTATPLDFLSIFHAMMMSSWPHLPPTLPQRNPSLHVALLTKQLQHCMACHQLVQFKGSTLAFVIITLELERQTPGWFPAITDLLKKAQVNSPDFIHCKELVDQELLCLQPLNAVCIFCPISQAVQGHPKARLPCLHHPFEWKSSYQGKFQXTCFSTFHTTAQTPDETEECCDGFRHLNSEDGEMSTSRMNSGGLCPQLSCPCPPLQSPEKD